GGGGGGGATTGATTTTGTTTGTTTGTACCACTAAGTGTTAGACGGAGAGCCGGACACAAGAAGTCCGGTAATTACGGTTGCGTTGTCGTGAATCAAGACGGACTATTACGGCTTTCGACGTATCCACTCGGGCTCACGGGTTCCtcgggttcgtcggcgcgcacggcgcgttcctcgcgagGTCGAAGCAAAacggagccgccgccacgccccGCTCCTCACCCTCGGGGTCCCCGTCGTACAGCATGCACTGCGGATATCGCTCCCACGCGTACCTCGCGCCTCGTAccaccgtctccgccgagACCAACGAGGCGTCCGCCaactccgccgtcgcgatccaCCCGCTCTCGTCGCCGTTGAACCCGTTCGACCCGTTCGACCCGTTCAACCCCAAGTCCGACGCCTCGAAAGCCGTCGCCCGCACCCACGGATCGTCCGAACCCCTGAACGCCACCGACGTCCACGAAACGTCGGGGTTCCACTCCGCCGCGATTCGCCCGGGCTCCGGTCTCGGTACGAGGTGAACGGCGTCCaagacgacgtcgtcgggcaTCGGTCCTTTTTCCAAAGTGTTCCAAAGCGCTACAAACCCGGCGCAGATGTTCGGCCCGAGTCGAGCGCACGCGAttctcgcgtccctcgctgtggcgtcgcgaaggacggAATCACCTTTCAAGATTGAGGCACCACCTTTCGAAACACCGAGCATCGCGTTACCCTTCGCAGTAGCTCTCGACGTGTCCGGTACGCCGAgcatcgcgccgacggctgGCGGGTCGAACCgaggcagcggcggcgggtccagCGCGATCTCGATCGGCGCCTCGCCGCAGCACCTCGCGGTGCCGGTTAGATTGCaccccgcggtgcccgcccacacgagcgacgcgagtggggagtcggcgccgcgcgttaACCGAAACGTCGCCCGTATCGACCCTTCATCAGCGCCGTCATTCGAAACGTCACCTTTTAACAACGCCGGCGCCTCGGGGATAAACTCGGGTCCGCGGATCCGGCCGCCCCgctcgatcccgcgcgccgcgagcgcgagcctcCGTCCCACCTCGCGCTTACGACGCGGGTGCACGCAGTCCCACGGACTCAGCGGGTCCCCCAGATCCGCCGCCACGGCGTACGCGACGGCTTCCATCGTCGACGTTAAGAAGGTTTGCGCGCCTCGAAGATGAGAGTAGTCGCGTTTCGGGTACGCGGCGAGctggacgaagacgaagggCATCCTCGGGGAtgcgaaccgcgcgcgccagtcCGCGATCATCGCCGGGAATCGACACGCGTACGACTCGGGTGTCGCCCAGTTCGCCTCGCCCTGGTACCACGCCACGCCCTTGAGGCGCGTGTTGAGAAGCGGCGCGATCATCCCGTTCCACAGCGCGCTCGGTCCAAACACGGGGAAAACCGGCGGACTTTCTTCGTCGGGGTGGGTATCAGCGATTCGGCGGTACGGTTCGCCCGGACGTTCCTCGGGTCGAAcgatcgacgacgtctcgcgccgccgcgcgttaACACCCGGCCCAAACCCTGGGGTACCCGACGGGCCTCTCGTTCCCCCGCACGTCtcgtccgccagcgcctccttCGACGAGAACGGCTCGATGGCCTGCCCGccccacgccgcgacgattAACCCGACGGGAACCTCCCTGAACGATCGCTCGTACAGCTCCAGGCCGTGGAACcagcacgccgcggagaacCAGCCCATGTCGCTCCACCCGCCATacggcgccgtcggatcGGGCGTGGCCGGTGGGTTGAACGCGTTGGGCTTAGCCTTGGCCCACGCGGATTTTTCGTACGCGGCGTCTCCGGCTGTGGCGGCTGCCACGTCGTGTCtctcgacgtccgccgcggtcatcgccaCCGTGGCGATTCGGATCCCGTCCCCGACCGTCGCCGACTCCGCgatgtgcgccgccgcgtcgaacgaggcggcgacggtgaacTGCATGTTGGACTGGCCCGCGCACAGCCAGACGTCGCCGAAGGCGagatcggcgacgacggcggactcgaccgcgacgtcggacccggcatcgtcgtcgccgctccgcgCGAGGATGCGGAGGGTGAAGGGGCCGTGCGAGGCGGGCTGGGGCGGGAGGCGGACGATCCACTCCCCGgtgcccgccgacgcggaggtgttGGCGATGGCGCTCTCGCCGTCCGACTCGACGCCCCCATCCTCCGCCGGCTCCTTCGTCAGCTCcacggtgacgagcgcgccgggcgcggcccAGCCCcacaccgcggcgcgggcgggtgccCTCTGGAGCACCGCGTTGGACCCGAGAAACGTCGGCAGTCTGAGGGAGGtgggtcggggcggcgacgcgggcgcgacgggcgatgCGAACGTCGAGATCGATaccaacgccgcgacgaggactcgAACGCGGGGGGAcccgagcccgcgggtgcgcgccatcg
The genomic region above belongs to Micromonas commoda chromosome 4, complete sequence and contains:
- a CDS encoding sialic-acid o-acetylesterase-like protein (Has DUF303: Domain of unknown function (DUF303). Distribution of this domain seems limited to prokaryotes and viruses, except here we see it in Micromonas.); the encoded protein is MARTRGLGSPRVRVLVAALVSISTFASPVAPASPPRPTSLRLPTFLGSNAVLQRAPARAAVWGWAAPGALVTVELTKEPAEDGGVESDGESAIANTSASAGTGEWIVRLPPQPASHGPFTLRILARSGDDDAGSDVAVESAVVADLAFGDVWLCAGQSNMQFTVAASFDAAAHIAESATVGDGIRIATVAMTAADVERHDVAAATAGDAAYEKSAWAKAKPNAFNPPATPDPTAPYGGWSDMGWFSAACWFHGLELYERSFREVPVGLIVAAWGGQAIEPFSSKEALADETCGGTRGPSGTPGFGPGVNARRRETSSIVRPEERPGEPYRRIADTHPDEESPPVFPVFGPSALWNGMIAPLLNTRLKGVAWYQGEANWATPESYACRFPAMIADWRARFASPRMPFVFVQLAAYPKRDYSHLRGAQTFLTSTMEAVAYAVAADLGDPLSPWDCVHPRRKREVGRRLALAARGIERGGRIRGPEFIPEAPALLKGDVSNDGADEGSIRATFRLTRGADSPLASLVWAGTAGCNLTGTARCCGEAPIEIALDPPPLPRFDPPAVGAMLGVPDTSRATAKGNAMLGVSKGGASILKGDSVLRDATARDARIACARLGPNICAGFVALWNTLEKGPMPDDVVLDAVHLVPRPEPGRIAAEWNPDVSWTSVAFRGSDDPWVRATAFEASDLGLNGSNGSNGFNGDESGWIATAELADASLVSAETVVRGARYAWERYPQCMLYDGDPEGEERGVAAAPFCFDLARNAPCAPTNPRNP